Proteins encoded by one window of Procambarus clarkii isolate CNS0578487 chromosome 92, FALCON_Pclarkii_2.0, whole genome shotgun sequence:
- the LOC123774933 gene encoding perilipin-4-like: protein MKLRGKLWLSGVADSVTLGASGVADSVTLGASGVADSVTLGASGVADSVTLGASGVADSVTLGASGVADSVTLGASGVADSVTLGASGVADSVTLGASGVADSMTLGASGVADSVTLGASGVADSVTLGASGVADSMTLGASGVADSVTLGASGVADSVTLGASGVADSMTLGASGVADSVTLGASGVPNSVTLGASGVADSVTLGASGVADSVTFGASGVADSVTLGASGVADSVTLGASGVTHGVSGVAGSVALGASCVADSVTLGASGAADSVTLGASGVADSVTLGASGVADSVTRGATGVADSVSLGASGVAHSVSLGASGVADSVTLGASGVADSVTLGASGVADSVSLGPSGVTDSVTPGASCVADSVTPGASGVADSVTLGASGVADSVTLGASGVADSVALSALVVAVSVTLGASGVADSVALSALVVAVSVTLGASGVADSVALSALVVAVSVTLGVSCVADSVTLGASCVALCASGVTDSVTPGASGVADSVPLSALVVADSVTLGASGVADSVTLGTSCVADIVTLGVSCVADSVTICVSGVADSVTLVASCVANSVTLGASGVADSVTLGASGVADIVTLGVSCVADSVTICVSGVADSVTLGASGVADSVTLGVSGVADNVTLGASGVADSVTHGASGVADNVSIGASGVADSVTLGASGVTDSVTLSASGVAESVTLGASGLADNVSIGASGVADSVTLGASGLADSVTLGASGVADSVTLGASGVADSVTVGASDVADSVALSASRVADIVTLGASGVADIVTLGASGVADCVTLGASCLALGASGVTDSVTPGASGVADSVTLGASDVSDSVTLGASGLPNSVTLGASGVADSVTLGASDVSDSVTLGASGLPNSVTLGESGVADSVILDASGVTHGVSGVADSVALGASCVPHSVTRGATGVADSVSLGASGVADSVSLGASGVADSVALGASCVADSMTLGASGVADSVSLGASGVANSVTLGASCVADSVTFGTSGLAYSVTLGVSGVADNLADSVTLGASGVADSVTLGASGVVDSLTLGASGVADSVTLGASGVADSVPLSALVVADSVTLGASGVADSVTLRGSDLPDSVTLDASGVADSLTLGSSGVADSVTLGASGVADSLTLGASGAADSVTLGSSGVADSVTLGASGVADSLTLGASGVADSVTLGASGVADSVPLSALVVAHSVTLGVSGVADSEALGASCVADSVTLGASGVADSLTLGASGAADSVTLGSSGVPDSVKLDASGVADIVTLGAKSVADSKTLGVLGVVDSVTLGVSGVADNVTFGAPGVADSVTIGVSGVADSKTLGVLGVDDSVTLGLSVVADSVTLGASGVADSVTLGPSVVADSVTLGASGLTDCVTLGASGVADSVTLGPSVVADSVTLGASGVADSKTLGVLGVDDSVTLGISGVVHSVILGASDVADSMRLGASGVVYSVILGASGVADSWTLGASGVADSWTLGASGVADSWTLGASSVADSWTLGASGVVDSMKSGASHIADSVTLGASGVDDRDTLCTSGVADSVTLGASGVANSVTLDASGAADSGTLGAPNVGDSVTLSASGVADSVSLGASGVADSVSLGASCVADSVTLGALGVDDSVPLGASGA from the exons ATGAAATTACGCGGGAAACTTTGGCTCtcaggtgtggctgacagtgtgacacttGGTGCCTCAGGTGTTGCTGACAGTGTGACACTTGGTGCATCAG gtgtggctgacagtgtgacacttggtgcctcaggtgtggctgacagtgtgacacttGGTGCAtcaggtgtggctgacagtgtaacacttggtgcctcaggtgtggctgacagtgtaacacttggtgcctcag gtgtggctgacagtgtgacacttggtgcctcaggtgtggctgacagtgtaaCACTTGGTGCATCAGGTGTGGCTGACAGTATGACACTTGGTGCCtcaggtgtggctgacagtgtgacacttggtgcctcaggtgtggctgacagtgtaaCACTTGGTGCATCAGGTGTGGCTGACAGTATGACACTTGGTGCCtcaggtgtggctgacagtgtaaCACTTGGTGCAtcaggtgtggctgacagtgtaaCACTTGGTGCATCAGGTGTGGCTGACAGTATGACACTTGGTGCCtcaggtgtggctgacagtgtgacacttGGTGCCTCAGGTGTTCCTAACAGTGTGACACTTGGTGCCTCAGGTGTTGCTGACAGTGTGACACTTGGTGCCtcaggtgtggctgacagtgtgacatTTGGTGCAtcaggtgtggctgacagtgtgacacttGGTGCCTCAGGGGTTGCTGACAGTGTGACACTTGGTGCATCAG GTGTGACACATGGTGTCTCAGGTGTGGCTGGCAGTGTGGCACTTGGTGCTTCatgtgtggctgacagtgtgacacttGGTGCATCAGGTGCTGCTGACAGTGTGACACTTGGTGCCtcaggtgtggctgacagtgtgacacttGGTGCAtcaggtgtggctgacagtgtgacacgTGGTGCCACAGGTGTAGCTGACAGTGTGTCACTTGGTGCCTCTGGTGTGGCTCACAGTGTGTCACTTGGTGCCTCAGGTGTCGCTGACAGTGTGACACTTGGTGCCTCAGGTGTCGCTGACAGTGTGACACTTGGTGCCTCAGGTGTAGCTGACAGTGTGTCACTTGGTCCCTCAGGTGTAACTGACAGCGTGACACCCGGTGCCTCATGTGTGGCTGACAGCGTGACACCCGGTGCCTCAGGTGTCGCTGACAGTGTGACACTTGGTGCCTCAGGTGTAGCTGACAGTGTAACACTTGGTGCCtcaggtgtggctgacagtgtagCACTTAGTGCCTTAGTTGTGGCTGTCAGTGTGACACTTGGTGCCtcaggtgtggctgacagtgtagCACTTAGTGCCTTAGTTGTGGCTGTCAGTGTGACACTTGGTGCCtcaggtgtggctgacagtgtagCACTTAGTGCCTTAGTTGTGGCTGTCAGTGTGACACTTGGTGTCTCatgtgtggctgacagtgtgacacttGGTGCCTCATGTGTGGCACTTTGTGCCTCAGGTGTAACTGACAGCGTGACACCAGGTGCCtcaggtgtggctgacagtgtacCACTTAGTGCCTTAgttgtggctgacagtgtgacacttggtgcctcaggtgtggctgacagtgtgacactCGGAACCTCATGTGTGGCTGACATTGTGACACTTGGTGTCTCatgtgtggctgacagtgtgacaaTTTGTGTCtcaggtgtggctgacagtgtgacacttGTTGCCTCATGTGTCGCTAACAGTGTGACACTTGGTGCCtcaggtgtggctgacagtgtgacacttGGTGCCTCAGGTGTGGCTGACATTGTGACACTTGGTGTCTCatgtgtggctgacagtgtgacaaTTTGTGTCtcaggtgtggctgacagtgtgacacttGGTGCCTCAGGTGTTGCTGACAGTGTGACACTTGGTGTCTCAGGTGTGGCTGACAATGTGACACTTGGTGCCtcaggtgtggctgacagtgtgacacatggtGCCTCAGGTGTGGCTGACAATGTATCAATTGGTGCCtcaggtgtggctgacagtgtgacacttGGTGCCTCAGGTGTTACTGACAGTGTGACACTTAGTGCCtcaggtgtggctgagagtgtgacACTTGGTGCCTCAGGTCTGGCTGACAATGTATCAATTGGTGCCtcaggtgtggctgacagtgtgacacttGGTGCCTCAGGTctggctgacagtgtgacacttGGTGCCTCAGGTGTAGCTGACAGTGTGACACTTGGTGCCTCAGGTGTAGCTGACAGTGTGACAGTTGGTGCCTCAGATGTGGCTGACAGTGTAGCACTTTCTGCCTCACGTGTGGCTGATATTGTGACACTTGGTGCCTCAGGTGTGGCTGACATTGTGACACTTGGTGCATCAGGTGTGGCTGACTGTGTGACACTTGGTGCCTCATGTCTGGCACTTGGTGCCTCAGGTGTAACTGACAGCGTGACACCCGGTGCCtcaggtgtggctgacagtgtgacacttGGTGCCTCAGATGTGTCTGACAGTGTAACACTTGGTGCCTCAGGTCTTCCTAACAGTGTGACACTTGGTGCCtcaggtgtggctgacagtgtaaCACTTGGTGCCTCAGATGTGTCTGACAGTGTAACACTTGGTGCCTCAGGTCTTCCTAACAGTGTGACACTTGGTGAATCAGGTGTAGCTGACAGTGTGATACTAGATGCATCAGGTGTGACACATGGTGTCTCAGGTGTGGCAGACAGTGTGGCACTTGGTGCTTCATGTGTGCCTCACAGTGTGACACGTGGTGCCACAGGTGTAGCTGACAGTGTGTCACTTGGTGCCtcaggtgtggctgacagtgtgtcACTTGGTGCCTCAGGTGTTGCTGACAGTGTGGCACTTGGTGCCTCATGTGTGGCTGACAGTATGACACTTGGTGCCTCAGGTGTAGCTGACAGTGTGTCACTTGGTGCCTCAGGTGTGGCTAACAGTGTAACACTTGGTGCCTCatgtgtggctgacagtgtgacatTTGGTACCTCAGGTCTGGCTTACAGTGTGACACTTGGTGTCTCTGGTGTGGCTGACA ATTTAGCTGACAGTGTGACACTTGGTGCCTCAGGTGTTGCTGACAGTGTGACACTTGGTGCCTCAGGTGTGGTTGACAGTTTGACACTTGGTGCCtcaggtgtggctgacagtgtaacacttggtgcctcaggtgtggctgacagtgtacCACTTAGTGCCTTAGTTGTGGCTGACAGTGTAACACTTGGTGCCTcgggtgtggctgacagtgtgacacttCGTGGCTCAGATTTGCCTGACAGTGTGACACTTGATGCCTCAGGTGTTGCTGACAGTCTGACACTTGGTTCCTCAGGTGTTGCTGACAGTGTGACACTTGGTGCCTCAGGTGTAGCTGACAGTTTGACACTTGGTGCCTCAGGTGCTGCTGACAGTGTGACTCTTGGTTCCtcaggtgtggctgacagtgtaaCACTTGGTGCCTCAGGTGTAGCTGACAGTTTGACACTTGGTGCATCAGGTGTAGCTGACAGTGTAACACTTGGTGCCtcaggtgtggctgacagtgtacCACTTAGTGCCTTAGTTGTGGCTCACAGTGTGACACTTGGTGTCtcaggtgtggctgacagtgaggcACTTGGGGCCTCatgtgtggctgacagtgtgacacttGGTGCCTCAGGTGTAGCTGACAGTTTGACACTTGGTGCCTCAGGTGCTGCTGACAGTGTGACTCTTGGTTCCTCAGGTGTGCCTGACAGTGTAAAACTTGATGCTTCAGGTGTGGCTGACATTGTAACACTTGGGGCCAAAA GTGTGGCTGACAGTAAGACACTTGGTGTCTTAGGTGTGGTTGACAGTGTGACActtggtgtgtcaggtgtggctGACAATGTGACCTTTGGTGCCCccggtgtggctgacagtgtgacaaTTGGTGTCTCAGGTGTGGCTGACAGTAAGACACTTGGTGTCTTAGGTGTGGATGACAGTGTTACACTTGGTCTTTCAgttgtggctgacagtgtgacacttggtgcctcaggtgtggctgacagtgtgacacttGGTCCTTCAgttgtggctgacagtgtgacacttGGTGCCTCAGGTCTGACTGACTGTGTGACACTTGGTGCTtcaggtgtggctgacagtgtgacacttGGTCCTTCAgttgtggctgacagtgtgacacttGGTGCCTCAGGTGTGGCTGACAGTAAGACACTTGGTGTCTTAGGTGTGGATGACAGTGTGACACTTGGTATCTCAg GTGTGGTGCACAGTGTGATACTTGGTGCCTCAGATGTAGCTGACAGTATGAGACTTGGTGCTTCAGGTGTGGTGTACAGTGTGATACTTGGTGCCTCAGGTGTGGCTGACAGTTGGACACTTGGTGCCTCAGGTGTGGCTGACAGTTGGACACTTGGTGCCTCAGGTGTGGCTGACAGTTGGACACTTGGTGCCTCAAGTGTGGCTGACAGTTGGACACTTGGTGCCTCAGGTGTGGTTGACAGTATGAAATCTGGTGCCTCACATATTGCTGACAGTGTGACACTTGGTGCCTCAGGTGTAGATGACAGAGATACACTTTGTACCtcaggtgtggctgacagtgtgacacttGGTGCCTCAGGTGTGGCTAACAGTGTGACACTTGATGCCTCAGGTGCTGCTGACAGTGGGACACTTGGTGCCCCAAATGTGGGTGACAGTGTAACACTCAGTGCCtcaggtgtggctgacagtgtgtcacttggtgcctcaggtgtggctgacagtgtgtcACTTGGTGCCTCATGTGTAGCTGATAGTGTGACACTTGGTGCCTTAGGTGTGGATGACAGTGTGCCACTTGGTGCCTCAGGTGCCTGA